The following is a genomic window from Phaseolus vulgaris cultivar G19833 chromosome 6, P. vulgaris v2.0, whole genome shotgun sequence.
TAAACGAATCAAAAGTTGATGATTGAATATTTCGAGGTTAAATTAAGATCTGACTATTGAATTAATGTGCAACTGACCAGAATCACTGACTGGAAACTTCTTCAGAAATCCGCAAAGAACTTCGGTGTTATGATTTTGATGATTAAAATAGGAAAACCTGGTAAGGGTGCTGAGATTCCCACCGAAAGTATCAGCATTGCCCTTAACATACCGCAGAGGCCGGTTGGTCTCGCGGAAACTCTTGATCTCGTTCACAACATCCAAGTAATCTGAATTCATAACCCGCGACCCTTTAGCAAAAAGTGATCATCTTGATGGCGTAATCGAGATAAAAAGCCGTGAAAAGATCGCGAGTAGGTAATGGGTACCTGAGAAAAAAACAGGGGAGGTGCATGTAGAACGGCTGGTTGGAACAGCGTACTTGTGTTCTCCATAAGAAGAGGGGTAAGAGAAGAGGGAATTCTGAAGAGGATCCAAAGGGGATGATCGGAAGAAGCATTTGGAGTGAGAGAGAGTGGTGTAGAGAGCAAGGAAAAGAGTGGTGAAGAGATAGAGCAGAGAGAAACAGAGGAGCTTGGAGTAGAGGATGAGAGGCTTAGTCGTGGTTATTAGCCTCCCCATTATCAAAAAGTGATCTTCTTTGGGGATTTCTCTTACATGGGTTCAGTTGGTTCCACTTAGTGTTGCGAAAATTGATGATGTTATTGTTGCATGATCATGATAGTGACCCTCGCGGCGGTTATTTGTCATTTTCAACAATGTTAATTTTGTTCCTGTCTAGGTGGGCCTCCTTCTGATAATACAAGGTCCCAAGTGGTTAAGAATACATAAATCCACTATTacatttttatctatttaaCTCTTTCCTTAATTAAATGATTAAATTTGGTAGCCATGACGTATTAAAAATGCTCAAGTTCTCCACCCAtggttttttattaataaaaccACTGAATACTcctgttattaaaaaaatagccATAAAAATAGAATCCAATAAATGTagattatgttttgaaaaacaaaattaaggaTATTCTCATAATCATTCAACTACTAGGATAAGACACAGTTAGAGATATATggtacaatattattttttcgataaaaaaagttatattattgatatatttcgttatttaataatattttaggtAATAAGATATCAAAATCAGTTATGTTTTAAGtgcaatttatatttaaaaattaatttgatgtaTTACATAaattctcattttcttttttcaaatacTACAAAATTATTGATGATAAAATAATGCATGtacacaaatttattttatcatataattCACAATATTCACTTACaatattgaaaatatataattcacAATTCGTTTAATAATGCATAATtcacaatattattattgtgaATATTGAGAATATTATTAGTGATAATACTGTGAATGTATTGTTGATAATATTATGATTATATAATGTTTATAATAAAATGGTATATAAgaagatggtaaaaaaaaatggcaatgtttattattttgtgtATTTAAGTCTACTATCTTCAAATTACAAGTTAATTATGCAAagatttattaattatatcattatcaaattaattgtatataataatgtataataaaaattatcgTGGTTTTAAGTTAGTATAGCTGAATAGCTTAGTTCCTCATTGATGTTGCACTGGCAGTGAAGGAAAGGAAATGgcagaaaaataataaatgaaaaagaagtaaaaataaatgaaagtgAAGACGATTTAGTTAAagagaaaatgttatttttttatatatttttattttcacaaaTTGATACCTAatgtttcatttttaaaaaattattttgatagttgaattttttattttagtttttacaatgcaagaagaattttttaaggaaatattttaattttatttcattcctAAACAGTTTATGTTAACAGTACACATACACTCAAGACAATAAATACACAATATTAATAGCTCAGGTATCCGTTAtacaaatgaattaaaaaaaatagtagatGGTCTTAATCACTTATTAATCATCCCATTAATCTATATATGATATGTAATTAAATAGCATTTAATTATTTGACCATGAGTTTACAAGCTTGAGTTTATGTTAAAAAGAAAGCTTAAGTACATGtgactaaaatattttataataagacCAAGCAGTGTTCAAATATATTAGTAATACGATTCTATAAGTTGAATTGTTGAATCTCAAGCTGTGAACAATGTGGCTATGTTACCATCTCTTGGGTCTGAATCTCTTAAGTGGAAAttcacttaatttaaaaaagatgATAATGAGAAATTATTTCAACTATTCAACAAACACTTCCATTTACATgctcaaattaataaaatacaataGAGTAATAATAaggtatatttttttagttttaagaaCAAATGTGCATTTGTTCTTAAAACTAAAAAACGTATACTTTATTATTACTCTACTATAATTTCTATTAATTTAAGCATGGAAGTGCTTGTTGAATAGTTGAAGTAATTTCTCATTATCACCTTCTTAAATTAAGTGGCCTTTTGAGAAGTCTTTCTCCTTTTTTCTGCAACCTTTAGTGTAGCATTTTTAAGTCGATGCACATGTTCTTTAAACGTATCAAAATCGATTTGAGGACCGAAAGCTGGTTCTCGCACTACATTGAATTCATCCCAATGTTCTTCAGCCTTCTTCATGTCCCCCAGCAAACAGTGTATAATTGCCTGTAAAATATTTCCAAACACAAGGTAACCATCACGATTCATGCACTTCTATGTTCATATTCAtgtaaaaatgagaaaaatataatcaaagCAAAGTTTTTATCAAGGAAATAAATATTAAGCCTAAAGCGTGTGTTATAGAGAATATACGTTTTATCTAATAAGATCTATAATGTTATGGTAGGGTTAATTAATTAAGTAGGTGATTAATGGATTTTAAGAAGGTGAGAAAAGTTACCTTGTAGAGTGGGCGTCGTGCATCTTTGAGCGATTCATCTGCCAAACATTGGCATTGCAAGCCACTTTCTAAAGATGATTTTTTTCCCTGCCATTAACACGTTCAAGGAATTCGTGTCAAATAATTCCCTTAAggaaaaatgttaaataaaaaactaattaaagtGAAATTGGATACCTTGTAGATGAGCACTTCTACTATTAACATTTCAAACTCGTAGGCTTCGTGtggtttcttcttttcattaGCCTTTTTTAATGCTGCTCTGAGTATTTTCTCTGCACAATCTTCCTCTTCCCTCCTCTCCAACTCTGCTACTTTTTGCTTCAATGTATCATATATAACACACTCTTAATTGCTTCATATATACCAaagtaattatatataaaagaacaTATATCTGATCCAGTTGAATCGTATTTAGATGAAGCCCTTTgtttaaagataaataataaagCAAAAAAAGTATAAAGTAAAAAGATAATATCATTAAATAGTGACACTTCCCAACGTTAATCTGGAACATGTTGATGTATCAAACCTGAAGAATTGGTAAATCAGGAAGATCTTGTTTAAGTTCCCACTTAAGAGCAAAGGAACTGTTTAATGCTGTTGGGTTTTCATACTGTTCTGTCATCAATCTGTCCAATGCTGGATACCCACTATGGAGTTCTCTAACGATGAAGGACCTGGTAGCTTGAAGACGTCTactgggcttgggcttgggccttctaAGGAGCAcaaaaatcaaaagagaaagacagCCAAGGATTACATAAGATATTGCTTTCAAGGCATTTTCCTCGTACTTAGAACTCACATATGAAATGAAAAATTTCATATCTTCACAGCAACTTTGAGGGAGAGAAAAGTTACAAAACTTTTCTACCAGCTGGTTCATATTCAAGCACTCTTCCTTTTACTCCACAGATTTAAAAGAGAATGAGAGAGTATATTTTTCTCATATTATTCAGCAATATAAATAGTGGTACATGGCTTGTGAAATGTCATCAAGTATTGTGATTCTATGCTTGACTCATAGGTCAAGAAATGAATGTCTTAAAGAAAACCCTTGTTCTAAGTAAAAGATATGTGctcaagaaaaagaaagaaaaaagagagtaaaagaTATAGAAGCTGCCCATAGATTATTAGTACTACTACGTAGGGCAATTGATGCATCATGAATAATGTATAATGTGCAACCACTCTAGATTTCAAAATACTCCTTCGAGCAATTTTGATACAACTAAAAATTACATTACAATGTTATGCTATAACTATGAGAAAACTATTTCTCATTTTCGTTAATGATTAATTTGCTTCAACAAAATTCCATTGACCACTTATAAGGTCTCtctcatatttttttcatcCATAAAACCTATATATAAGATATTCTTtcaaaaagttatattttaagtAAATGGTAGacaacatttaaataaaaaaaattacataacaaGATAACTTCGTCTAAAAggaattaaatatatttctaaaaatgACATTTACCATCTAAACGGAAAAAAATTACTGTAATAAATTGATCAACTTTTAAGAAACGGATCTCTGAATTATCtaatgtgtgtgtgtatatatatatatatatatatatacatacatttGAATGACATTCAGTTTGCTTTTAATTCCAGTTTCTATTGCAATCTTTGCACTGTCTAAGAAACCTTTTTGGTACTAGTATCTCCCAAACATTTGAAttcatcaaatatttttaaaagaaattttttttttttttttggctccataaatttatttaaaatcagATAAAGCTTGCTTTCCATTCCAAAGCTGGGTCCAAAAAAGCCTGGTAAATACAATTTGGGTTTTAAAATTCAAACTCCGTTAGCAAAACCAGTAAGCTTGcgtttttttttaaactgtGTGGGTTCTGTACAAAAATTCTTTTCGGCCCAATTAACTAAAGTTTTATCCAAACCCACTTTTTTTATGACATTAACATTGTTAGTTGTTCTTCCTGTACCACCATATTACTGACTGCACTTCCATACCACGGAAAATGTTTGAAGTACCATCCCTCATTCCTTTTCTAAAATTTGTTCTGAAAAATGCATTTTATAAGTTATTAcatatgttttaaaaaacatatttcaaaaaatacattttatgtCTTTTAAAAACTGGTTTACAAAATTTTGTTCCAAAAATCGTAATCCAAATTGTTCTGAAAATTTTGAAATGCTTATTCTGGAACATTTTGAAATCGTTATTCTAGAAGATTTTCAGAATTGTAACAAAAATCACTTTTATAGagtaaaatatcattttaaaaggTATGACAGTTAGAAATCATTGAAGTCCATGAAGAAAAGGACAGATATTTGTTCCGGAgcaaaactaattttatttaaaatctaaCGACCAAAAATGGCCAACACTGTGGCAAAGCACAACCTAACAATAATTGGTTGTAATAAAAGTATTATCTCTTTAAATTAACTTCGTTTATAATAtaagttttgaatttttaatttaacgTTGTTTATCTGTCTTGAGAATTAATATCAAGGAActaataaatagaaaataaagtcaatcaaaatcataataaaGTATACTATATATTTAATCAAAAAAGTTTGTGCGTGTGTGTGATttcatcatttttattatattttacattttaatatatatttatctgaatttgaaattattacatatttatttaaaaatactagCTACAGATTAGAAAGCCGCATACTATAACTCCCGATATAtagattttattaattaaaatatgtaaGTTACGAAAAAggcaattttaaaatattaaaattatgtattaaatttaagttcttttcttttaaaaaatatattaaattatcagTGTCATTGTGATGTGGATGATGTCCTCCAACGAAGCATTTGAGATTTCCAGTGATAAAATTGTTTGCAAATTCAAAAGTAATGTCACTGTTACCCTTTTTGAGATTTCTTACCCAAAACACCTCCAACCAAAACATACCTCTCTCTTCAACACTGGATTTCTTACCCAATATATAATATCCCTTCTTTACTTCGTTACTTATGAATCAAAACAAGTACACGCGgcatttttatcataaaatgtATTTCCAACagtcaaaatttaaaattgttcagtttaaatataaaacattggCTGCATTTAAAGATAGGATGTTGtaattgatttaaaagaaaaactgaGAAGCCCATTTTAGTTTAGTTGATAATGGATGGTATTACAGTGTTTTACATGAGTTTACTTGTATCTGATTAGTGGCCTAAACCTGTTGAAAAGCTGAACAGTGAAAATAtggtaaagaaaaaaataaagctTTTGAAATGAGATAGATATTTTGCACGTGATATATGGTGTTTGGTGATGGACGTGGAAATCTTTCAGCAGTACATTACTATTAGTATTtatcaaaaaatttattcattagaaataagaatattttgtaatatattagtagatatatatattgaaaaatgTGTTAgagataataattattatataatataagtgGGTACAATTAAGAAGTAGACTATAAGTCTAACTAAATCtcattaaattagtttataagatGAGATTTGTACTCATTTATACACaatgaatttttttcatttctactTTATGTGAGATCTCTAACACACTTATCACGTCGAAAGTAACAGCGTGGGATAATATATTATGGATGGTCTGATAAGTctaacaaacactcgctagaatagacttgaaatgatttttatatcatattaaaaggtgtaagtctaactcaatccgATGAAACTCATGACGAATTTGTAAGATTGATTGATATAAAATCCAATTCATAGTAGTATACATGAATGATCTTTTGAAAAACGATGAAGAATCGAATCGGAGTGAGTAGAGAATAGGTTGAAAAACTGAAGTTAGGGAGGAAGAAAGGGTGCGGAAAGCAAAGGAAGGGAAGCAGTGTAAACCGTTTATTAAGGATGACATGGCCACCGAGAAAAGCagaaaaaaagaaggaaaaagcaGAGTGATGAATATGAGTGAGAGAGTTAAAAAAATGGTGAGATAGAGATGGAAGTAGTTAGGTTGAGAATGCGTGTGAGGCTAAGGGTGAGGTGTCAGAAGGTTAGAGAGGGACTGTGTGGGAGAGAGTGGGAGAATGCAGCACGTGGGTGGGGAATTTGAACCCCAAGAAAAAAAAGGGAATGTGAAAGTGATTGAGAACTATAGTAGCAGTCCTAGTGTTGTACTGTGTGGAATGGGTCAGAGTTAATGTGTTGTAATAACAACTGCACCTTCCTCTGCTTCTCAATAAGGGCCGTCAAATGCCCAACAACATCTACATACTTCTCTTTCCTGTCGGATAACAGGACCCACACCTCAACCTCAACTTCACTCCAACCATACTACTCTCTTATTCTAATGCTCCATTTTATGAACTCACAATTCATTACAGAGACTGTTTCTTAGGAATCCCATCAATCCATTCATTCAAACTCCTTTCTCACTTTCTCCACTACACCACTATAATAAGAACCTTCTTTCTTCCTGTAACTTACCTCATGGTCTCACTCAATGGTAACTCCTTTAGTGCATTTCACTTCTTTCATTTCCTACCTCCAACCACTCATACTTTTTCCAACTTAATATTCAATCCTATCTATCACATTATCTTTCCAACTTATTCAGTTTAATAATATATAGTtgagaagtaaaaaaaaaagaatgaaaaaggGAGGGAAACAGATAGGAAACacatctctctctctcatttGTGACTGCAGGAAAGAGATGTCACAATCAGTCAATCGCGCAGAGACCACTCAGTCCAAATGCATTTCTCAACTTTATAGCTTACCATTACCATATTAGCATTACCATCTGCAACACACCTCACTTTTCTTTCCCTTCCCTAGAAATATTTTCAGTAAAAGGTTCAAATAAAGCTAATCTACCCCTATGCTCTTCATGGGGAACACCAACCATATCTCAATTATTCAACACACATTTCATTTCTCACGCTAATCTTCCTCACCAATTATTACTCTACTAACCACTTATCCCCCTACTTGGAAGTTGGAATCAAATCCACTTCCATTCTCATCATCAACACTATTCATTCTTCACACACCCCATCCTTATCCATCCCAAATTATATATCTATCTTCGCCCCTATCTACAACACTCCtaccaatttttaattttatattcttcAAGTGTTCCTCGTAAATTGAAGTACTATGAATTAGGCTTCAAAAGTGGAAGCGTGGTGGAGAATGAAGTGGTGGTGTGTTTTTGAGTTACATGAAACGTATTTCGTTTTGGCAAGCATTGATAGAAATGTTGATGCTCAAACTCGAAAGGTCTTAATCTGAATCCGCACGGGCAAAATAGGTATGCTGTTCAAACGGGAAAGCACTACAGTAAGCCTATATATCTTTCATGGTGCTTCGTTTTTTTCGATTACCGACTCAAAAAGGAAGGAagtcaaaaatcaaaaaaattaagTCAACGTtcagataattttattttatcatagaataaaaaataaattttgtatcaCATTGAAATATCCACacaaatatattataaactCAAAATAACTCCTAACAAATGAgtatttgaaatttaatatataaacataaattatgtatcataaaaaatattaacccttttaaaaatgttttgagTAGTCTAACGAATGATGCACTTAGAAGAAGTATGATAATGAGTAGATGAAGAAAGTGATTGTGATATTCCTTCTTAAGCCTTTTGAATACGTCTCCCAACGAAGATGAATCCCATTATGAGTATTCTTTGACCACCCAAAATCTTGTTCCAACACAGTAGAAGAACTAAGAAAGCATTACGTAAACAATCAAATAGCCTGTGCACAAAACAAGGGGCTCGTCTACTATTTAACACCAACCCAATGATGTCATTAGATTTTCTATTATTAACAGCTACCCAGAATTAGGGGATCACCCATTGGTttctaaaaatgaaataaaaataaatagcaTGCACTATGATTCTGTCTGAATTAAATTCAACGATTCGATTTaaatttacatgtttttttattttattttctaatcttAATTGTTAAATACTTGCTATCGTTGAAAAAACatataatgagaaaaaaaaaagtaagttaGTTTGCTTGATTGAagaataatatgaaaaaaagttTGGAAAATAATGAGatttaccatttttttatttttcaattttttacttTACCACATAATTAAACactcaattttatttatttctacttTCTCAACCTATTTTCTCATATTTTCATtgtctttatttattttccaaaaccAAATAGGGCATAAATAAGACTGATAAATTATGTGGAAAAATTAATTGATTTGACCTAATCTTGTTTCATATACGACCAAATTTTAATATagtcaaaattaattaaacGTCACTGTCAAAATGTTGAATCAAGTaatgacaaaaataaatcaattccAAGTAGTGTTGTgatatttgtatttaaataaCAAGATAGAAATATATGATTGATTTTGTCTTACATTGATAGTATAATTTGTTTGTCttgggaaaaaaaaatatacctaACACAATAATTTTGGTCAAACGGTATTTATTGTATTCGCCTCCtagtgaatatattttaaagatctTTGTTGTGTTACTGAGAACAGATTATCTTTGTTTCAGCTTATTTGTCTTTATGAATAAGACATTTCCTGACTTATTTATTCGAAGCTAGTTCTTGAAAGGTCAGCCATGTTGGTTGTCGAGTTTTATGAACATTGTACTTACGCTGTAATGCATCCAAGAAAACTTGTCTTGCTCCATTTTAGATTTCTACTGCCTatgctaaaaaaatatattcaccaGTTAATGACTACATGCAATAGTTGGAATTCATCACCtacaatttaatataatttggatatattaaaaaataataattgatttatttttttaaaataaaagtttttatattaGGTATCATTATACAACTTAATATCTCAGCTAatctgacacctcaagtaacaacaataatttctcatcacatgaaaaagtattattaaaaaaaaatacaaaaatataaggaaactaaactaaaattcatatgttaacaaaaacgatacatagtagactatacttattcataaagagTTATAAGAACAGTCAAGATGTACATCTATTTTAccaataaaaagtttatttataaataaatcctaaattatcagcacacgcataccattcacgaaaaatatgagtaatcctaAACCTAATTAtctcacagtaattaagacaaatatttaatcaattataaaaCATCCAATAAATATTTGTCCTAATAATAAACAAGCACAAACCAAAATAGAATCACATTTCAACCAAATATTAGTAAATTtcatcttttttatatatataattaatttaatatctgataataaatattaatcattAACATATTGTTACAGGTTCAAAAAtgtacaaatattattttaataagtatTTACTTCATCTTAATAAttgcatttattttttagtCACATATTCCCTAAGATTGATTTGAGCATAAGAAATTTTTCTGTTTCGAATAAACCAACTACACAActagataaatataataaatagaaaattttacATTCATTAATTTACTTAGTGTAGGTTgggataaaaaattaattaaggaCAGCTACCCTAGACTGCTTGgttgtttgttttcttcttcttttttgggTTTGTATTTGTATGACACGTACGTACTAGAGTGTACTTCAATGTTTAGTGTTTGATTGAAGAGACAGACACGGTTGAATGtttcttaatttaattattacgTTTTGACTACATAATGtcaatatatatagatataactAATGATTATAACTATTTAAAGTATATGCTGATTTATGCCAGAGATATCTAAACTTACATATTCCCGTATTAAGGTCATTTAAAATGCATCAAAATAGCGTGAAATGCAATTTGTGATTTTccttgtataaaaaatattgatggattaaaataaaatgcaaCTATACACATGTTTGTTGaccatattaattataaattaaaatattttatcttaattgttcttcttcttcgtaTTTATCTAATTGTTTTTTAcacattaattaataattaatataatatataaatttatctatttatttattatattaattattaattcgCCTGtcgaaaaataattaaaataacaagaAAGAGACAGAGAATgggataaataattttaatcctTCAGTTATACCTTttgaaatatgatttttataaatttgttacTGTAGTTTTCTTATACTTTTTCTACTTCTTGAGATTCaagattaaattttattgtGGTCATTATGTTCACTGTCATGTTTATTttacttcaataaataaaatatagatgctattttattatatttagaaaaatactGAAATAAGATATTATGGAAatactataattatttttaatatacatAATTGACTTACATGCTAAGAAAACTACATTCAATGGTCAAGGAAAGAAATTGTCTGCTGCTGCAGGGAGACTGTGcatgtaataaaattataaacttaaCCGACAAAGTTTATGtcgaataaaaagaaaattgagaTAAAGATTATTAATaagtaaatattaaatttaactaaatcttataaattataaatttaatttataaaataaaatttatatctatttatatattatgaaagtttttatttttaattaatttgagaTTTTTAACACATTATCTCATTTTAACTTGTATGtgtgagaattttttttatctctaattaattttatcatttcctatataattttttaaattttgtctcTAAAACTTGGTGGCTTAACTTACTGGTAAATAAACATGTTCTCgttataaaaaattagtttctctttaaaaatatttcttatctTCACTTGTGTATAAAAAATCAGTGTAGTATTTAATGAGTTCCATTTTTACATCTCGATATCTTCTACAATTTCAATAATTaagattataatttaattatgtaattaataactattatataataagtaatttataaattgtGGTTATAAAAACATTAAGATCTACTCTAATTATTCCTACCAATAAAAACTCAACACGATTGATTTTAGTAGATGATTGATTTTAGTAGATAATGTTAAAAGGTAATGaatttccataatttttttatttttaaagtttaaaaaaaataaagaggaaGTGATGTTTAACATGAaggtttttattta
Proteins encoded in this region:
- the LOC137832377 gene encoding uncharacterized protein; the protein is MNQLVEKFCNFSLPQSCCEDMKFFISYVSSKYEENALKAISYVILGCLSLLIFVLLRRPKPKPSRRLQATRSFIVRELHSGYPALDRLMTEQYENPTALNSSFALKWELKQDLPDLPILQQKVAELERREEEDCAEKILRAALKKANEKKKPHEAYEFEMLIVEVLIYKGKKSSLESGLQCQCLADESLKDARRPLYKAIIHCLLGDMKKAEEHWDEFNVVREPAFGPQIDFDTFKEHVHRLKNATLKVAEKRRKTSQKAT